A single region of the Halococcus hamelinensis 100A6 genome encodes:
- a CDS encoding coiled-coil protein: GKLIKLAGKLRDRRNELNQAASERASRRDELNAKTREQVDLAQEHREKRDELNEKVQEHKQQRNELNAKANELFDEVDDMKGDLDLDEGKDLDTLESEIEDLEFRQQTEVLSAEDERELIEKIEDKREQYRKRQDALEDTEGLEEVKAEAEEVRAEASEHHEKVTELADEAQEHHNEMISAYREADDVRDDADEWHEKFVEAQEAADRHHEDFVRVQKRLREMDKEEEQERKSERDQRREEAEEEADEIYQQFLDGETLDTEDLMKLQKAGKL; the protein is encoded by the coding sequence GGCAAGCTCATCAAGCTCGCCGGCAAGCTCCGCGACCGCCGGAACGAGCTGAACCAGGCGGCCTCCGAGCGCGCCTCGCGACGCGACGAACTCAACGCGAAGACGCGAGAGCAGGTCGACCTCGCCCAGGAGCACCGCGAGAAACGCGACGAGCTAAACGAGAAGGTCCAGGAACACAAACAGCAACGAAACGAGCTCAACGCGAAGGCCAACGAGCTCTTCGACGAGGTCGACGACATGAAGGGCGACCTCGACCTCGACGAGGGCAAGGACCTCGACACGCTCGAATCCGAGATCGAGGACCTCGAGTTCCGCCAGCAGACCGAGGTCCTCTCGGCCGAGGACGAGCGCGAGCTCATCGAGAAGATCGAGGACAAGCGCGAGCAGTATCGCAAGCGCCAGGACGCCCTCGAGGACACCGAGGGGCTCGAAGAGGTCAAGGCCGAAGCCGAGGAGGTCCGTGCCGAAGCCTCCGAGCACCACGAGAAGGTCACCGAGCTCGCCGACGAGGCCCAGGAGCACCACAACGAGATGATTTCGGCCTACCGCGAGGCCGACGACGTCCGCGACGACGCCGACGAGTGGCACGAGAAGTTCGTCGAGGCCCAGGAGGCCGCCGACCGCCACCACGAGGACTTCGTCCGGGTCCAGAAGCGCCTCCGCGAGATGGACAAGGAGGAAGAGCAAGAGCGGAAATCCGAGCGCGACCAGCGCCGCGAGGAGGCCGAGGAGGAGGCCGACGAGATCTACCAGCAGTTCCTCGACGGCGAGACCCTCGACACCGAGGACCTGATGAAGCTCCAGAAGGCCGGCAAGCTCTAA